The following proteins are co-located in the Pomacea canaliculata isolate SZHN2017 linkage group LG8, ASM307304v1, whole genome shotgun sequence genome:
- the LOC112570870 gene encoding uncharacterized protein LOC112570870, producing MDLNQAKEAFELLLHSVRPGATRQFIAWLEDRIEDEQLMMEKEWSRQDKILDSIREDIRGKLPLTAMSDTETIHIPQYKNLNPKTTVHVDAFLYDDDFVERLCEEGKMSRNVCTQCGSHDTQPLTLLTHSASITQIKYIFLHVLPSLQGRKFVDIGSRTGAILYGAYLYSACSQIIGVEMDISFCHLQQHIVSSYNFQDRIKIVHDDVLNQLNMIKNCDVLVLNNVFEFFLTSEQQVHVWKQLFTVLRKPGTLLVTVPSIEESLEHLETGIDVMKWLRPVDLSDKLEEARILLKKTDDADELDKIYLYQVAARSQNKKEL from the exons ATGGACCTCAATCAAGCTAAGGAAGCATTTGAACTGTTGCTGCACAGTGTGCGACCAGGGGCAACCCGGCAGTTTATTGCATGGCTTGAAGACCGAATTGAAG ATGAACAACTGATGATGGAAAAGGAATGGAGCAGACAGGATAAAATACTTGACAGCATAAGGGAGGATATAAGGGGAAAATTACCACTAACAGCCATGTCGGATACAGAAACCATCCACATTCCACAG TACAAGAATCTCAACCCTAAGACAACAGTCCATGTTGATGCATTCttgtatgatgatgatttcGTAGAAAGGCTGTGTGAAGAGGGAAAAATGAGCCGAAATGTCTGCACCCAGTGTGGTTCCCATGACACTCAGCCTTTGA CTCTTCTTACCCACTCGGCATCCATCACACAgatcaaatacatttttcttcatgttcttccATCTCTTCAGGGGAGAAAATTTGTTGACATTGGCTCACGAACTGGTGCTATTCTTTATGGG GCTTACCTTTACAGTGCCTGCAGTCAGATTATTGGAGTGGAAATGGATATATCCTTCTGTCATCTGCAGCAGCACATTGTCTCTTCATATAACTTTCAGGACAGAATAAAG attGTCCATGATGATGTTTTAAATCAGCTGAATATGATAAAAAATT GTGATGTTCTTGTGCTGAATAATGTCTTTGAATTTTTCCTCACCAGTGAGCAGCAAGTACA TGTTTGGAAACAGCTGTTTACTGTTCTTAGAAAACCTGGAACTTTGCTGGTTACTGTACCTAGCATTGAAGAATCTTTAGAGCATTTGGAG ACAGGAATTGATGTCATGAAATGGCTGAGACCAGTTGATCTGAGTGATAAACTGGAAGAGGCCAGGatacttcttaaaaaaacagatgatgCCGACGAACTAGACAAAATTTACTTGTACCAG GTTGCAGCTcgaagtcaaaataaaaaggaattatAA